One Paracoccus liaowanqingii genomic region harbors:
- a CDS encoding YidH family protein: MAPKEQLAEDRTDLAEDRTILAVERTFSGWIRTGLATAGVAIGLHAVFGLFQPTWVPKVAATVFLLAAQLIFLSAWLENRKSRRRLTTHMARLQPGGRITVLIVLLSAGITAIGVVLWLL; encoded by the coding sequence ATGGCCCCCAAGGAACAGCTTGCCGAAGACCGTACGGACCTCGCTGAAGATCGGACGATCCTGGCGGTCGAGCGGACGTTCTCGGGCTGGATCCGCACAGGTTTGGCGACTGCAGGCGTGGCTATTGGCCTCCACGCCGTCTTCGGTCTTTTTCAACCCACTTGGGTTCCAAAGGTCGCCGCAACCGTATTCTTGCTCGCCGCGCAGCTGATCTTCCTGAGTGCCTGGCTGGAGAACCGCAAATCTCGGCGCAGACTGACAACCCACATGGCGCGACTGCAACCCGGTGGTCGGATCACAGTCCTGATCGTGCTTCTCTCGGCGGGCATCACGGCCATCGGGGTTGTGCTTTGGTTGCTCTGA
- a CDS encoding mechanosensitive ion channel family protein — MVLGFLLAATIVLPSLRPGDLLSGLGIGSVAIGFAFKDILQNLLSGVLILLRQPFRVGDQIAVSGFEGTVEDIETRATYIKTYDGRRVVIPNSQIYTGTFTVNTAFDLRRSEYDIGIGCSDDWEKAMQLLIKVAKNCEGVLADPTPEAIPVGIDAYQNTIRLRWWTRPDQASVINTRGRVIVEACKALNAAGIDMPFPTEVHLWHDQTEQTDGDRRAQREGWPAGSDKAPGPRWQPGEKHTK; from the coding sequence ATGGTCCTTGGTTTTCTACTGGCCGCGACTATCGTTCTGCCTTCGCTTCGACCCGGGGACCTACTCTCCGGTCTTGGGATTGGCTCCGTTGCGATCGGCTTTGCCTTCAAGGACATTCTGCAAAACCTACTTTCCGGCGTTCTCATCCTCTTGCGCCAACCCTTCCGTGTCGGAGATCAGATCGCCGTGAGCGGGTTCGAAGGCACGGTCGAAGACATTGAAACGCGGGCTACCTACATCAAGACCTATGACGGCCGCCGCGTGGTGATCCCCAATTCACAGATCTATACGGGCACCTTCACGGTCAATACGGCATTTGATTTGCGTCGCTCCGAATATGATATCGGCATCGGCTGCAGCGATGACTGGGAGAAGGCCATGCAACTCCTCATCAAGGTAGCGAAAAACTGCGAGGGGGTTTTGGCGGATCCTACACCAGAGGCCATCCCGGTCGGTATCGACGCCTATCAAAATACCATCCGCTTACGCTGGTGGACCAGGCCCGACCAAGCCAGCGTCATTAACACTCGAGGGCGAGTCATTGTTGAGGCCTGCAAGGCTTTGAATGCCGCCGGCATAGACATGCCTTTTCCCACCGAGGTGCATTTATGGCACGATCAGACGGAGCAAACCGACGGAGATCGCCGCGCGCAACGAGAGGGCTGGCCTGCCGGATCCGACAAGGCTCCCGGACCTCGATGGCAGCCTGGCGAGAAGCATACAAAGTGA
- a CDS encoding IS256 family transposase has translation MEDDITITPLHQPGSVVDPLTEIARDGARQMLAAALRAEAASFVAQFAEERLPDGRQRVVHHGTGPERNIQTGIGPIPVQRQKVRDRAADAPPEDKIRFNSRILPKWARRSPSLDALLPVLYLRGVSTGDFQEALSALVGPDAPNLSPGAISRLTGEWQAEHDRWQRRNLSARRYVYVWADGVYLQARMEPQAECMLVIIGATPEGKKELLGFQVGVRESAQSWHELLVDLRARGLSAPPDLAVGDGALGFWKALDEIFPDTRHQRCWTHKVSNVLNKLPKSMHPAVKTDLREIWQAATRAAAETAVNTFVEKYGVKYEKAVACLTKDREALLAFYDFPAAHWDHLRTSNPIESVFATVRHRTVRTKGALSQKTAKLMVFKLVQAAAKKWRRLKGANQLPLVVEGVKFTDGVAEQDANESRAA, from the coding sequence TTGGAAGATGATATCACGATCACCCCGCTTCACCAGCCCGGATCTGTCGTTGATCCACTCACCGAGATTGCACGCGACGGCGCCCGGCAGATGCTGGCAGCGGCACTCAGGGCTGAGGCCGCGAGTTTTGTCGCGCAGTTTGCTGAGGAGCGCCTGCCCGATGGCAGGCAGCGCGTTGTCCACCACGGCACCGGCCCTGAGCGGAACATCCAGACCGGGATCGGCCCTATCCCGGTGCAGAGACAGAAGGTGCGCGACCGGGCAGCTGATGCGCCGCCGGAGGACAAGATCCGGTTCAATTCGCGCATTCTTCCGAAGTGGGCGCGCCGTTCGCCTAGCCTTGATGCTCTGCTTCCGGTCCTCTACTTGCGCGGCGTCTCGACTGGAGACTTCCAGGAGGCTCTGAGCGCGCTGGTCGGTCCGGATGCGCCCAACCTGTCGCCAGGAGCGATCTCGCGGCTCACGGGCGAGTGGCAAGCAGAACATGACCGCTGGCAACGCCGAAACCTCTCGGCCCGGCGCTACGTCTATGTCTGGGCCGACGGCGTGTATCTGCAGGCCCGGATGGAGCCGCAGGCCGAGTGCATGCTGGTGATCATCGGGGCGACGCCGGAAGGGAAGAAGGAGCTGCTGGGGTTCCAGGTTGGGGTCCGCGAGAGCGCGCAGAGCTGGCATGAACTGCTGGTCGACCTCAGGGCCCGCGGCCTCTCGGCGCCACCGGACCTCGCGGTCGGAGATGGTGCCCTTGGCTTCTGGAAGGCGCTGGATGAGATCTTCCCCGACACGCGCCACCAACGCTGTTGGACCCACAAGGTGTCCAACGTCCTGAACAAGCTTCCGAAGTCGATGCACCCGGCGGTGAAGACTGACCTGCGGGAGATCTGGCAAGCCGCGACCCGCGCGGCGGCAGAGACCGCCGTCAATACCTTCGTCGAGAAGTATGGCGTGAAATACGAGAAAGCCGTCGCCTGCCTGACCAAGGATCGAGAGGCACTGCTGGCCTTCTACGACTTCCCGGCCGCTCACTGGGACCACCTGCGCACGTCCAACCCGATCGAGAGCGTCTTCGCGACCGTCCGCCATCGCACCGTCCGAACCAAAGGCGCGTTGTCTCAGAAGACAGCGAAGCTGATGGTGTTCAAGCTGGTTCAGGCCGCAGCGAAGAAATGGCGACGACTGAAGGGCGCAAACCAGTTGCCTCTCGTCGTCGAAGGCGTCAAGTTCACTGACGGTGTCGCCGAGCAGGACGCCAACGAAAGCCGCGCCGCTTGA
- a CDS encoding mechanosensitive ion channel family protein has protein sequence MEEIIDVRADIGTILDKVEGWINGLIRLVPNLIAAALLLVVFYLLARLLSYAVTQTLARRGRPALANVGAALFRCELCGILGDAA, from the coding sequence ATGGAAGAGATCATAGACGTTCGGGCAGATATCGGGACGATCCTCGACAAGGTGGAGGGTTGGATCAACGGCCTGATCCGCCTCGTGCCAAACCTTATTGCTGCGGCGCTCTTGCTTGTTGTTTTTTATCTCTTGGCTCGCTTGCTGAGTTATGCAGTTACGCAAACCCTGGCCCGTCGCGGACGACCGGCGCTTGCGAATGTCGGGGCTGCGCTTTTCCGGTGTGAGCTATGCGGGATTTTGGGTGACGCGGCCTGA